The Bacteroidia bacterium genome includes the window TCTGTCGTAATTTGGTTTAAGAAAAAGGTTTCTTTGAAATTAGTTGGCTTACTTAGGCTGTCTAAACTATAGTTCAAAAATGGACTTACCGATTGCTTGTCAGTAGATAATGGCAATAGACCCGCAGGAAGACAAGGAGGTACTTCGGTGTAGATAGGAAGGTTGTAGCGGCTTATTCTTCGCCCTGGACACAAAGGCAGAATAGTATTATTGCTCAAATTACGAATATAAAAAGTTGTACTATCGATTTTTTGGCGTGAGTTATACTCTTTCAAAGTGAGGTTAGTATAAGGATAGAAACTAGGCTGCGTAATAGGATATTGCACGCTTACATCGTTTATCAAGCTGTCTTTGGAATGTCTGTTTTTGTTCAGGTAAATGTAATCTACGTGCCAGTGGTCAAAGTCGCCGTGTAGGCTAGCAAAATTTCTAAATCTGAATTGAAAAGCACTGTGCAAAAATGAGGGATCTGTAATCGGTAAAGCAACAAAACGAAACCCTTGACCTGAAACTAAACTACTTCCCTTTTTAACCCATTGCTGCTTCCATTGGTTAGCACTGTTTTTGAATTCTACAATTAAAGAATCTCTCAATTCAGGTGCATCGCCTAAGCCTTGCGGTTGATAAAAGAAACTTAAAAATAAACTGTCAGATGCGTTGAATCCACTCAAATTGATAGGTTTAGAAAGCAATGTGTCTGCACTACCGTATGCAGTGGTATTGCTGTAAGGCTTTCCGTTTCTATCGCAACCATTAAAAGTAACCACCCCAAAGCTTGGCGGATTTATTCCATAACCTAAATTTACATGAGCGGAGCTTGCCTTCCATAGATGAGAATTAGGTTTATGCGTATAGTACGAAAAGTCATCAATAAAAGGGATAGTCAGTGTTTCCGCAGTACTTTTGCGAATAAAGTTTATGTCTTCAAGGTCAGTAGGTAGGGGAAAATAAGCCCCTGTTACTCTAACTTCTTGTTGCGCCAAAACCCAACCGATGAAATACAAATTAAAAACCAATAGACAGAATCTCATTTTTTTCAAGGATACACTTTTATTACTGCTGCTGTGTTTTTACGGGATGTTTACGAAATGCCTTTTGCATTTTTTTAGATTGTTTAGGTGCTGGTCCTCCTACCCCTGGACAAGGCTTTTGATTACAGCTGCATGCTAAAATACCTATTACTGAAATTCCTACAATGAGCCATTTACGCATGTTAGCTATCATGCTAACAAAAATACTACTCTGTCAGGACTTTTCAAAGTTGTACAAAAAAGATGCTTATATTTGCAATATGGCAATATATTTCAAAGAACATTGTATTCCGCATGAAGATGCTTTCAAATTGTACAAGAGCAAAAACTATGGAGTATTAGCTACAAATTCTCAAAAATATCCAGGCTTTCCGCATGGTTCGTTAGTATCTTATTCTATAGACGTAGATTTATGCCCTATCTTATACATTACAGACGTAGCCCAGCACAGCCGTAATTTCATGGCAGACAACAGGATGAGTCTCACGATTATAGACCCTAAATCCGTAGATGTTCAAGCGGATGAGAGAGTTACCTTGTATGCGGAAGGTTACAAAGTAGAAGGTCAAGAATTAGAGCGAGTTCGGGACAGGCATTTTACCTATCATCCCCAAGCTCGGGCGTATAAGGATTTTCACAATTTTATGTTTGTAAAAATGAAAATAGTAGCTGTTCGCTATATTGGGGGATTTGCACACATTCATTGGGTAGACTGTAAAGAATTTTTAGAAGACAAAACCTTTGAATCGCAAGAAGAAAAATACATGGTTGAACATGTCAATCAGGACCATAAAGATATTTTAGGGCATTATTTAGAGAAGTATCATCAAGTCAAGGCTCAAGAAGTTTATTTAGCGGGGATAGACAAGTACGGGTTTGATATCGTTGGGGATATGCGTTTTTATCGTATTCCGTTTGAGCAAAAAGCAAATTCAGTTCAAGAGGTAAGGAAGTTTATGGTAGCTATGGCGGAGTAAGGTTTTTAGGAAATAAGAAATAATGATTTTATTTTTTTGGGCGTGCCCTTGCCCACACTTCGCTTGCGCTTGTGTGGGCAAGGTCGGCGTGCTACGGGCTACGCTCACGCTTCGGTGCTTCGCTGCGCTACGCACCGTGCTGACGCACGCCCTCCGCATGCCTCACGCAAATTTTATTACTTAAATCTGTCAAAACAAATTTTATTTTGCAACAAAAGAACCATAAGATATTTCAGAATTATATTATGCAAATTGAAGCCCTAATAACTGGAATATGCTACAAACCTTTACTTAGCGACCAATTGGAGGTTATTCAAAGTACAGCCTTCAATATCAATACATGTCCAAGTTCTTGCATATATTCTGATAAAAACATAAATATAGCTATTTCAAAATGGGTATCGCCTAAACGAACTAGATCTTATCCCTATGAAAGAGTATACAACACATTAAAAAGTACCAAGAAAGTAACTGTTATCCCAGTCATTAAAGATGAGGGTTTTGATGGAGATAGAGATTTCATTCAATGGGACACAGTTTCTATGATGTCATTACTTGATGTGTATATCATACTAGCATATTACTGTGATGCAGAGAAAAATGCACGATATACAAATAAAATAACCAATCAAATCTTTGATAACCAATATGTTTTATCTAAAATACAAGAAATTAGTACATATCATAGTTCTGCACTGCACTGGAATCTACGGGAATTAAACGAGAGTCTGCCTATTTTAATCCAAAAAGTAAAACACAGTTACGCTCAAATAAGTAAAAAGACAAACGTTAAAATGCACAATGAGAAAGGAATTGATGATTTTGCAAAAGTACTTGCAGATAATATCAAAGAGTTTATGGATTTTTCACGTGCAAAAGCACAAAAAGCTCAAAGTAGAGAATTTTCCACAATTCAGCCTAAAGAGAAATTAGAAAATTTAGCAAAGGCTAAAATAGTGATTAAAAATTATTTGGGAGGTCAGTATTTTCTTAACGGTTGACGAAGTGAAAATAGAGCAAGAAAAACTTTATTTAATAGAAAGAAAACATTCAAAAACTTCCTTATTGCCCAGCCAGAGTGATATAAAAGATGGACTGTTGAAAATGATTTTATACACTAATTTGAAATATGCAAAACTGCATGGTAGTATTAAAATACCAGCATCTATTTTACTTTTAACTTCACCAAAAATTAAATATGAAATCAACTCTAATGATAATTTAGAAACATTTGAATTCTTTTGTAGTGCACACCAACTCAACACTTGGCAAAAAAATTTCTTAAAAACACTATTTAATGAAGCACAAGTTAATAAATTTATCGTAACTTTAAGGCAGGGTTAAAAATATGATAAAAAGTCCATTGAGGTATCCAGGTGGAAAAAGTAGAGCATTAAAACGGATTTTGCCTTTAGTTCCGTATTTTGAGGAGTATAGAGAACCTTTTGTAGGTGGTGGTTCAGTGT containing:
- a CDS encoding T9SS type A sorting domain-containing protein, which gives rise to MYFIGWVLAQQEVRVTGAYFPLPTDLEDINFIRKSTAETLTIPFIDDFSYYTHKPNSHLWKASSAHVNLGYGINPPSFGVVTFNGCDRNGKPYSNTTAYGSADTLLSKPINLSGFNASDSLFLSFFYQPQGLGDAPELRDSLIVEFKNSANQWKQQWVKKGSSLVSGQGFRFVALPITDPSFLHSAFQFRFRNFASLHGDFDHWHVDYIYLNKNRHSKDSLINDVSVQYPITQPSFYPYTNLTLKEYNSRQKIDSTTFYIRNLSNNTILPLCPGRRISRYNLPIYTEVPPCLPAGLLPLSTDKQSVSPFLNYSLDSLSKPTNFKETFFLNQITTDFIPANDSLQIIREVADYISYDDGSPESGYGISGPNQGNYAFAYKYVLNAPDSIKAVRIAFSRHWGIDNSTLAFKIRIWASLVPEVLLYESPFSLFPNYNSTWVEYPLKSASNQDTTIAIPSNGIVYVGIKQTNGTPLGVASDMNTDVNKNPADYRFWVNLMGTWEHSTWKGAILFRPVMSSGSALLSVKPKSPYNGKKVKLYPNPAQQILYIEVENSTSPFAFVISDLSGKIVYSGTCINNQPIHLPNLSNGLYVLRVLHAHQEYTQHCLVIANP
- a CDS encoding DUF2470 domain-containing protein, which gives rise to MAIYFKEHCIPHEDAFKLYKSKNYGVLATNSQKYPGFPHGSLVSYSIDVDLCPILYITDVAQHSRNFMADNRMSLTIIDPKSVDVQADERVTLYAEGYKVEGQELERVRDRHFTYHPQARAYKDFHNFMFVKMKIVAVRYIGGFAHIHWVDCKEFLEDKTFESQEEKYMVEHVNQDHKDILGHYLEKYHQVKAQEVYLAGIDKYGFDIVGDMRFYRIPFEQKANSVQEVRKFMVAMAE